In the genome of Terribacillus sp. FSL K6-0262, one region contains:
- the nhaC gene encoding Na+/H+ antiporter NhaC: METDIKKPSFIYALMMLLSIVAVVSIGILAFDAPIQILMFISMLVIIPYMLGLGFTYKQIEKSMAKAMGRALMPGVILLTVGILIGAWIASGTVPTLIYYGVQAITPQFFLVTTLLFCSLVSVATGTSWGTVGTAGVAMMGVGTALGIPVGLTGGAIVSGAFFGDKMSPLSDTTNLAPAVTGGNLFKHIKHLLWTTVPSYLITAAIFFFIGLRYHGTGADSESVNQLTAYLANNFHLGIIPLIPIVVLIALLVMKKPAIPSIFAGAAVGGLIAIFYQGFGFAETLTTFYSGYAVESGIPVVDELLIRGGLTSMLELIALFLFALGVGGLLADAGVLEALIASFAMKIKHTGVLTAVTIIVSYVTLVLGGTVYFSTVMGGTLMKPIFERLNLEPENLSRILEDTGTLSAPLVPWTGGGIYTAGALGIATVTYLPFCFLAFITPLFTLLYGVTGWTFKEKKEAKQKKPKMKIAEA, from the coding sequence TTGGAAACCGATATTAAGAAACCGTCTTTTATTTATGCATTGATGATGCTTTTATCAATAGTGGCAGTAGTATCCATAGGAATTTTGGCATTTGATGCACCGATTCAAATACTGATGTTCATCAGCATGCTAGTCATCATCCCTTATATGCTGGGGCTTGGATTTACGTATAAGCAAATCGAAAAATCCATGGCAAAAGCAATGGGAAGAGCATTGATGCCTGGTGTCATTCTTTTGACCGTCGGCATTTTAATCGGTGCATGGATAGCATCCGGAACAGTGCCAACACTGATTTATTATGGTGTGCAGGCAATTACACCGCAGTTCTTCTTAGTGACGACATTGCTGTTTTGCTCCCTGGTATCTGTTGCGACAGGCACCAGCTGGGGAACGGTCGGAACTGCAGGTGTTGCTATGATGGGTGTCGGTACGGCACTCGGCATTCCGGTTGGTCTGACAGGAGGGGCCATTGTCAGCGGAGCGTTTTTCGGTGATAAGATGTCTCCTTTATCCGATACGACTAACTTGGCACCCGCGGTAACAGGCGGGAATTTGTTCAAGCATATCAAGCATTTGCTTTGGACGACAGTTCCTTCTTATTTGATTACAGCTGCCATCTTTTTCTTCATTGGTTTGCGTTATCATGGAACAGGCGCCGATTCGGAGAGTGTCAATCAGCTGACGGCATACCTGGCGAATAATTTCCATTTGGGGATCATTCCATTGATCCCGATAGTTGTATTGATTGCATTGCTGGTCATGAAAAAACCTGCCATACCATCGATTTTTGCCGGAGCGGCGGTCGGCGGGCTGATTGCGATCTTTTATCAAGGATTCGGATTTGCTGAAACTTTAACCACTTTCTATAGCGGATATGCAGTGGAATCCGGTATTCCTGTTGTCGATGAATTGCTGATTCGCGGTGGCTTGACAAGTATGCTGGAATTGATTGCGCTATTCTTGTTTGCTCTCGGAGTCGGCGGTCTTTTGGCAGATGCGGGTGTGCTGGAAGCGCTGATTGCATCATTTGCGATGAAAATCAAACATACTGGTGTATTGACAGCAGTGACTATCATTGTAAGCTACGTAACCCTGGTGCTTGGAGGAACTGTTTACTTCTCGACAGTTATGGGCGGTACACTGATGAAGCCTATATTTGAACGGTTGAATCTTGAACCGGAAAACCTCTCGCGTATCTTGGAAGATACGGGTACGTTGAGTGCCCCGCTTGTCCCTTGGACCGGCGGCGGTATCTATACGGCCGGGGCCCTCGGTATCGCGACAGTCACGTATTTGCCATTCTGTTTCTTGGCCTTCATCACGCCGTTGTTTACCTTGCTTTATGGCGTGACCGGCTGGACTTTCAAGGAGAAAAAAGAAGCGAAGCAGAAGAAACCAAAAATGAAAATAGCAGAAGCTTGA
- a CDS encoding DUF421 domain-containing protein has translation MPELIHDNLIVLSRIITIIPLMLIVTLFMGKRTIGEMPVFDFLIVVILGALVGADIADPNIEHLPTAFAVIAIGLFQKAIVKWKIANRKIGKLLTLDPTIVIQDGTFLYDNMRKIEYSIDNILFMLRQKDIFDISDVETAVIEPNGTLSVLKKTVKLPVTREDLKLREPISSIAYPVISDGVIHYDTLAYFQLDEEWLRTQLAEQNIIGINNVFFASISQQQKLHINLKDRKMTIPPIKH, from the coding sequence ATGCCTGAACTCATACATGATAATCTGATTGTCCTATCCCGAATCATTACTATCATACCGCTGATGCTCATCGTCACACTATTCATGGGAAAACGCACCATCGGGGAAATGCCAGTATTCGATTTTCTGATTGTCGTCATTTTAGGAGCGCTGGTCGGTGCCGATATTGCTGATCCCAACATTGAACATCTCCCTACAGCCTTTGCTGTCATCGCTATCGGGCTTTTTCAAAAAGCAATCGTAAAGTGGAAGATAGCCAACCGTAAAATCGGTAAACTGCTTACACTCGATCCGACTATCGTGATCCAGGATGGAACCTTTCTGTATGATAATATGCGAAAAATCGAATACTCCATAGACAATATATTGTTCATGCTGCGGCAAAAGGACATATTTGATATATCCGATGTAGAAACTGCTGTCATTGAACCGAACGGTACGCTGAGCGTGTTGAAAAAGACTGTCAAACTGCCCGTTACCCGGGAAGATCTCAAACTTCGGGAGCCCATCTCCTCCATTGCTTATCCAGTCATATCGGATGGAGTCATTCACTACGATACACTGGCCTATTTCCAATTGGATGAAGAATGGTTAAGAACACAGCTGGCAGAGCAAAATATCATCGGAATCAACAATGTATTCTTCGCATCCATTTCCCAGCAGCAAAAGCTCCACATCAATTTGAAGGATAGAAAAATGACCATCCCTCCGATCAAGCATTAA